The proteins below come from a single Tachypleus tridentatus isolate NWPU-2018 chromosome 13, ASM421037v1, whole genome shotgun sequence genomic window:
- the LOC143236008 gene encoding LOW QUALITY PROTEIN: bifunctional glutamate/proline--tRNA ligase-like (The sequence of the model RefSeq protein was modified relative to this genomic sequence to represent the inferred CDS: deleted 1 base in 1 codon), with protein sequence MEVKITCSSTEPPLCVLLTGEFVKPDIKLNVIWGKVTALDLKSGVNFCSVSSICRYLARLASTKGLYGTNILEKTEVDHWVEYSVRLCYPSEFSQSIIYLDQILVAPVTYLVSYSVTLADITVWSTLYMSDHWKKMLFERTAPLNVFRWYNFISSLEPFTTATKLLLFETNIATLNPEHEDDRLLKEKDRDTKDEGKFVDLPGAEKGKVVVRFPPEASGYLHIGHAKAALLNQYYQHAFQGKLILRFDDTNPAKEKENFEKVILEDVEMLSIKPDVFSYTSDYFHVLLQKCEELLRSEKAYVDDTDGDTMKAEREERKESKNRNNSVQKNLEMWEEMKKGSEYGKKCCVRAKINMGADNGCMRDPTLYRCKKEIHPRCGCKYNVYPTYDFACPIVDSIENVTHALRTTEYHDRDEQYFWILDALEMRKPYIYDYSRLNMMNTVLSKRKLTWFIDNNIVDGWDDPRMPTVRGVLRCGMTVKGLKQFIIAQGSSRSVVMMDWNKIWAINKKVIDPVAPRFTAVEKSNKVSIFVDGAKEEKLQVLKHPKNPNIGMKTIWTGPRILVDRFDAETMKEGDNVTFINWGNMIIKSIIKDNEGQVEEIRAILNLENKDYKKTLKVTWLADTDKAPLITCVFVYLDHLITKPVLGKDEEFTCFISNNSRTEVMMLGDPELENLKKSEIIQIQRKGYFICDQPYDPTTLRYTSRESPLVLISVPDGSKDSNILPSAVKKARCKIENVNENVSKTKKQIQKFPPKNVSVNDIKLKELNDQIKVQGDKIRLLKSEKADKVIVDAEVKELKKLKMEFKIHTGEEWMPETLNKNEEWHQQPKSFVKLDKKVNENSLENLSDPVLELCKQIKTQGDKIRQMKSEKANKDMLDPEIQVLLKLKSDYKAFTGREWKPPNGNTSKENETKRGTGTDCEITPIKLPSDKEASKDALALKAEIDAYGEKVQNLKSNGASKEEVDSEVKILLNLKEKYKQLTGKDLNAKKEKEKEKPEGKDGISKTCVTKVTEDEPHFTQSGPKKVTRLGMEAKKEKDLADWYSQVITKGEMIEYYDVSGCYILRPWAFSIWEIIQNFFDERIKNIGVQNCYFPMFVSSQALEKEKTHVEDFAPEVAWVTKSGSSDLAEPIAIRPTSETVMYPYYAKWIKSHRDLPVQLNQWCNVVRWEFKHPQPFLRTREFLWQEGHSAFATQEEAIQEVYQILEFYAEVYEKLLAIPVIRGRKTEKEKFAGGDFTTTVEIYVSASGRGLQGATSHYLGQNFSKMFEILFEDPDTSEKNFVYQNSWGISTRTLGALVMVHSDNTGIVLPPKVACFQVVIVPCGITVNLSEADRIDLIDKCKAFENLMTENGIRVYGDYRDNYSPGWKFNHWELKGVPIRVELGPRDIMKQQFVAVRRDTGEKMVLRVQEAVYCIKDLLEKIQNNLYEKALNDLNKYLTVAYSWEDFLEKLNNRCIIHSPFCGEKSCEEKIKKDSAKDADELGESSGPAMGAKALCIPFKQPADISADDKCIYPSCSNKPKFYTLFGRSY encoded by the exons ATGGAGGTCAAAATAACTTGCAGCTCAACAGAACCACCTTTGTGTGTGCTGTTGACCGGCGAATTTGTTAAGCCTGATATCAAACTTAATGTGATATGGGGAAAGGTAACTGCATTAGATCTCAAAAGCGGAGTAAATTTCTGCTCGGTGTCTTCAATATGTCGTTACTTAGCTCGTCTTGCATCAACTAAAGGTCTTTATGGTACAAACATTCTAGAAAAGACAGAAGTGGACCATTGGGTGGAATATTCTGTCAGACTGTGCTATCCCAGTGAGTTTTCTCAATCCATTATATATTTAGATCAAATATTGGTGGCACCAGTTACATATCTTGTAAGTTACTCTGTTACTCTCGCTGACATAACTGTGTGGAGTACGTTATATATGAGTGACCattggaaaaaaatgttatttgaaagGACAGCTCCACTGAATGTT TTTCGTTGGTACAATTTTATATCTTCTTTGGAACCGTTTACTACAGCtacaaaattgttgttgtttgaaactAATATAGCAACGTTAAATCCAGAACACGAAGATGATAGGTTATTGAAAGAGAAGGACAGAGATACAAAAGATGAAGGAAAGTTTGTTGATTTGCCTGGAGCAGAGAAAGGAAAAGTAGTGGTTCGTTTTCCTCCAGAAGCCAGTGGATATCTTCATATAGGTCATGCCAAAGCAGCACTTTTAAATCAGTACTATCAACATGCATTTCAAGGAAAATTGATATTGAGGTTTGATGACACAAATCCAGccaaagaaaaggaaaattttgaaaaagttattCTAGAAGATGTAGAAATGTTGTCCATTAAACCTGATGTATTCTCTTATACTTCGGACTATTTTCATGTACTACTTCAGAAGTGTGAAGAGCTACTCAGGTCTGAGAAAGCATATGTTGATGATACTGATGGAGACACCATGAAAGCTGAAAGAGAGGAAAGGAAGGAGTCAAAAAATAGGAATAATTCTGTACAAAAAAATTTGGAAATGTGGGAAGAAATGAAGAAGGGCAGTGAATATGGTAAAAAATGTTGTGTAAGGGCCAAGATAAATATGGGTGCTGACAATGGATGTATGAGAGATCCGACTTTATATCGTTGTAAGAAAGAAATCCATCCTCGCTGTGGGTGCAAGTACAATGTGTATCCTACTTACGATTTTGCATGTCCTATAGTTGACAGTATAGAAAATGTCACCCACGCTCTCAGGACAACAGAGTATCATGATCGTGATGAGCAGTATTTTTGGATTCTTGATGCTTTGGAAATGAGGAAACCTTACATTTATGACTATTCAAGATTAAACATGATGAATACAGTTTTATCTAAACGAAAATTGACATGGTTCATTGACAACAATATTGTAGATGGATGGGATGATCCACGCATGCCTACTGTAAGAGGTGTTTTAAGATGTGGCATGACAGTAAAGGGCCTAAAGCAGTTTATTATAGCCCAAGGATCCTCTCGTTCGGTTGTAATGATGGACTGGAATAAAATCTGGGCTATTAATAAGAAAGTTATTGATCCTGTTGCTCCTCGGTTTACAGCTGTTGAGAAAAGTAATAAAGTTTCTATCTTTGTGGATGGTGCAAAGGAAGAAAAACTACAAGTTCTAAAGCACCCAAAAAATCCAAACATAGGAATGAAAACTATTTGGACTGGGCCTCGTATCTTAGTGGATAGATTTGATGCAGAAACCATGAAAGAAggtgataatgttacattcattaACTGGGGAAATATGATAATTAAGTCAATCATAAAAGATAATGAAGGGCAAGTTGAAGAAATAAGAGCTATATTAAACTTAGAAAATAAAGATTACAAGAAAACCTTGAAGGTTACTTGGTTAGCTGACACTGATAAGGCACCTCTGATTACTTGTGTTTTTGTTTACCTTGATCACCTTATTACAAAGCCAGTCTTAGGTAAGGATGAAGAATTTacgtgttttatttcaaacaatagcAGAACAGAAGTGATGATGTTAGGTGATCCTGAATTAGAAAATCTAAAAAAGTCTGAAATTATTCAAATTCAGCGAAAAGGCTACTTCATCTGTGACCAGCCATATGACCCTACAACTTTGAGGTATACAAGCCGCGAAAGTCCACTTGTACTTATATCTGTTCCTGATGGTTCTAAGGATTCAAATATTTTGCCCAGTGCAGTGAAAAAAGCAAGGTGCAAGATTGAAAATGTAAATGAGAatgtttcaaaaaccaaaaaacaaattcAGAAATTCCCTCCCAAGAATGTAAGTGTGAATGATATCAAATTGAAGGAACTTAATGATCAGATAAAAGTTCAGGGTGACAAAATTCGTTTATTAAAATCTGAAAAGGCAGACAAAGTGATTGTTGATGCAGAGGTTAAAGAGTTAAAGAAGTTGAAAATGGAATTTAAAATTCATACTGGTGAAGAATGGATGCCTGAAACTCTAAATAAGAACGAAGAATGGCATCAGCAGCCTAAATCTTTTGTAAAATTAGACAAAAAAGTGAATGAAAATTCTCTAGAGAACCTTTCTGATCCTGTCCTGGAAttatgtaaacaaattaaaactcaaGGGGACAAAATCAggcaaatgaaatctgaaaaggctaataaagatatgttagatccagaaattcaggTACTTTTGAAACTGAAAAGTGATTATAAAGCCTTCACAGGAAGAGAATGGAAGCCACCAAATGGTAACACCAGTAAGGAGAATGAAACAAAAAGAGGTACTGGAACTGATTGTGAAATAACCCCAATAAAGCTTCCATCTGacaaagaagctagcaaggatgCATTAGCTTTGAAAGCAGAAATTGATGCTTATGGTGAAAAAGTGCAAAATTTGAAATCAAATGGAGCATCTAAAGAGGAAGTAGATTCAGAAGTTAAGATACTtttaaacttgaaagaaaaatataaacaacttaCTGGGAAAgatttaaatgcaaaaaaagaaaaagagaaagagaaacCAGAGGGTAAAGATGGCATTAGTAAAACGTGTGTGACAAAAGTAACAGAAGATGAACCACATTTTACACAGTCTGGACCCAAAAAGGTTACCAGACTTGGAATGGAAGCCAAGAAAGAAAAAGATCTAGCAGATTGGTATTCTCAAGTTATTACTAAAGGTGAAATGATTGAATATTATGATGTTAGTGGGTGTTACATTTTACGTCCTTGGGCATTCAGTATCTGGGAAATCATACAGAATTTTTTtgatgaaagaataaaaaatattggtGTTCAAAACTGCTACTTTCCAATGTTTGTGTCATCTCAAGCTTTGGAGAAAGAAAAGACTCATGTTGAAGATTTTGCTCCAGAAGTTGCATGGGTTACAAAATCTGGAAGCTCAGATCTTGCAGAACCAATAGCCATACGTCCAACAAGTGAAACCGTTATGTATCCTTATTATGCCAAATGGATTAAATCACACCGAGATCTACCAGTTCAGTTGAACCAGTGGTGTAATGTTGTTAGATGGGAATTTAAGCATCCTCAGCCATTCCTTAGGACACGTGAGTTCTTATGGCAAGAGGGGCATTCAGCATTTGCTACACAAGAAGAAGCTATTCAGGAAGTTTATCAGATTCTTGAATTTTATGCAGAAGTATATGAAAAACTTCTTGCCATTCCTGTTATTAGAGGAAGAAAAACTGAAAAGGAAAAATTTGCTGGTGGTGATTTTACTACAACGGTAGAAATATATGTTTCAGCTAGTGGTAGAGGCCTTCAGGGAGCAACATCCCATTACTTAGGTCAgaatttttctaaaatgtttgaaatactttttgAAGATCCAGATACATCAGAAAAGAATTTTGTTTACCAAAACTCCTGGGGTATTAGTACACGTACACTTGGAGCTTTGGTAATGGTACACTCAGATAACACTGGTATTGTTTTGCCACCTAAAGTTGCTTGTTTTCAGGTTGTGATTGTACCTTGTGGTATAACAGTTAATCTGTCTGAAGCAGATAGAATAGACTTAATTGATAAGTGTAAAGCCTTTGAAAATTTAATGACAGAAAATGGAATTAGGGTTTATGGTGATTATCGGGACAATTACTCTCCTGGATGGAAGTTTAATCATTGGGAACTCAAGGGTGTTCCTATCCGTGTGGAACTTGGACCCAGGGACATTATGAAACAACAGTTTGTGGCTGTACGACGAGACACTGGTGAGAAAATGGTACTTAGGGTGCAAGAGGCAGTTTACTGTATAAAAGATCTtctagaaaaaatacaaaataacctgTATGAGAAAGCTCTGAATGACCTGAACAAGTATCTTACGGTTGCATACAGCTGGGAAGACTTCCTTGAGAAACTAAATAATCGATGCATCATTCATTCCCCATTTTGTGGTGAGAAATCTTGTGAAGAGAAAATTAAGAAAGACAGTGCTAAGGATGCAGATGAATTAGGAGAATCCAGTGGACCAGCAATGGGAGCTAAAGCTCTCTGTATTCCTTTCAAGCAACCTGCAGATATTTCAGCAGATGATAAATGCATATATCCTTCATGTAGCAACAAACCAAAATTTTATACTCTGTTTGGTCGAAGTTATTAA